A DNA window from Pseudomonas sp. GD03919 contains the following coding sequences:
- a CDS encoding M24 family metallopeptidase, whose amino-acid sequence MQMPQTLRIRNGEKVKSTFSAEEYANRHAKLRAHLAAENLDAAVFTSYHNINYYSDFLYCSFGRPYALVVTQDAVVSISANIDGGQPWRRTVGTDNIVYTDWQRDNYFVAIQQALPRARRIGIEFDHLNLQNRDKLAARYPDAELVDVAAPCMRMRMIKSAEEHVMIRHGARIADIGGAAVVEALRDQVPEYEVALHATQAMVRAIAETFDEVELMDTWTWFQSGINTDGAHNPVTTRKVNKGDILSLNCFPMIAGYYTALERTLFLDHCSDDHLRLWLANVEVHEAGLKLIKPGARCSDIAKELNEIFLSHDLLQYRTFGYGHSFGTLSHYYGREAGLELREDIDTVLEPGMVVSMEPMIMLPEGLPGAGGYREHDILIVNEQGAENITKFPYGPERNIIRK is encoded by the coding sequence ATGCAGATGCCCCAAACCCTCCGAATCCGCAACGGCGAAAAGGTCAAATCGACGTTCTCCGCCGAGGAATACGCCAACCGTCATGCCAAGCTGCGCGCCCACCTGGCGGCCGAGAACCTCGACGCGGCGGTCTTCACCTCGTATCACAACATCAACTACTACTCGGACTTCCTCTACTGCTCCTTCGGCCGCCCCTACGCCCTGGTGGTGACCCAGGACGCCGTGGTCAGCATCAGCGCCAATATCGACGGCGGCCAGCCCTGGCGCCGCACCGTCGGCACCGACAACATCGTCTACACCGACTGGCAGCGCGACAACTACTTCGTCGCCATCCAGCAGGCGCTGCCGCGCGCGCGCCGCATCGGCATCGAGTTCGACCACCTGAACCTGCAGAACCGCGACAAGCTGGCCGCCCGCTATCCGGACGCCGAGCTGGTCGACGTCGCCGCGCCCTGCATGCGCATGCGCATGATCAAGTCCGCCGAGGAGCATGTGATGATCCGCCACGGCGCACGCATCGCCGACATCGGCGGCGCGGCGGTGGTCGAGGCCCTGCGCGACCAGGTGCCGGAGTACGAGGTGGCCCTGCACGCCACCCAGGCCATGGTCCGCGCCATCGCCGAGACCTTCGACGAGGTCGAGCTGATGGACACTTGGACCTGGTTCCAGTCCGGCATCAACACCGACGGCGCGCACAACCCGGTGACCACCCGCAAGGTGAACAAGGGCGACATCCTCAGCCTCAACTGCTTCCCGATGATCGCCGGCTACTACACCGCGCTGGAGCGCACCCTGTTCCTCGACCACTGCTCCGACGACCACCTGCGCCTGTGGCTGGCCAACGTCGAGGTGCACGAGGCCGGCCTCAAGCTGATCAAGCCCGGCGCACGCTGCAGCGACATCGCCAAGGAACTCAACGAGATCTTCCTCAGCCACGACCTGCTGCAGTACCGCACCTTCGGCTACGGCCACTCCTTCGGCACCCTCAGCCACTACTACGGCCGCGAGGCCGGCCTGGAGCTGCGCGAGGACATCGACACCGTACTGGAACCGGGTATGGTGGTGTCGATGGAGCCGATGATCATGCTGCCCGAGGGCCTGCCCGGCGCCGGCGGCTATCGCGAACACGACATCCTGATCGTCAACGAGCAGGGCGCGGAGAACATCACCAAGTTCCCCTACGGCCCGGAGCGCAACATCATCCGCAAATAG
- a CDS encoding L-serine ammonia-lyase — MAISVFDLFKIGIGPSSSHTVGPMRAAALFVEALRERQLLARVRRIEVRLYGSLSATGVGHGSDRAVIMGLMGEWPDRIDPAQIVPRIVTLLERGELLLDGRLPVAFDWARDMRLLEENLPYHPNAMTLVAEGEGGELHADTYYSVGGGFVVDAAQAATGALDQDHTALPYDFSSGAELLRLCRQHGLRVSQLMLANEKAWRSEAEIRAGLLGLWQAMQDCVANGLREEGILPGGLNVRRRAAKLHRSLQELGRPNVIGSTMSAMEWVNLYALAVNEENAAGGRMVTAPTNGAAGIIPAVLHYYMRFNPDASDADVVDFLLAAAAVGILCKKNASISGAEVGCQGEVGSACAMAAAGLAEVLGASPEQLENAAEIGLEHNLGLTCDPVGGLVQVPCIERNAIAAVKAINAAQMALRGDGEHHISLDRVIRTMRDTGADMHDKYKETSRGGLAVSQVEC, encoded by the coding sequence GTGGCCATCAGCGTATTCGACCTGTTCAAGATCGGCATCGGGCCGTCCAGCTCGCACACCGTGGGGCCGATGCGCGCCGCCGCGCTGTTCGTCGAGGCGCTGCGCGAGCGCCAGCTGCTGGCGCGGGTGCGGCGCATCGAAGTGCGCCTGTATGGCTCGCTGTCGGCCACCGGCGTCGGCCACGGCAGCGACCGTGCGGTGATCATGGGCCTGATGGGCGAGTGGCCGGATCGCATCGACCCGGCGCAGATCGTCCCGCGCATCGTCACGCTGCTCGAGCGCGGCGAGCTGCTGCTCGACGGCCGCCTGCCGGTCGCCTTCGACTGGGCGCGCGACATGCGCCTGCTGGAGGAGAACCTGCCCTACCACCCCAACGCCATGACCCTGGTGGCCGAGGGCGAGGGCGGCGAGCTGCATGCCGACACCTACTACTCGGTGGGCGGCGGTTTCGTCGTCGATGCCGCGCAGGCCGCTACCGGCGCGCTGGACCAGGACCACACCGCGCTGCCCTACGATTTCTCCAGCGGCGCCGAGCTGCTGCGCCTGTGCCGCCAGCATGGCCTGCGCGTGTCGCAGCTGATGCTGGCCAACGAAAAGGCCTGGCGCAGCGAGGCCGAGATCCGCGCCGGCCTGCTCGGGCTGTGGCAGGCCATGCAGGACTGCGTGGCCAACGGCCTGCGCGAGGAGGGCATCCTCCCCGGCGGGCTGAATGTGCGCCGGCGCGCGGCCAAGCTGCACCGCAGCCTGCAGGAGCTGGGCAGGCCCAACGTGATCGGCAGCACCATGAGCGCCATGGAATGGGTCAACCTCTACGCCCTGGCGGTCAACGAGGAAAACGCCGCCGGCGGGCGCATGGTCACCGCGCCGACCAACGGCGCGGCGGGGATCATCCCGGCGGTGCTGCACTACTACATGCGCTTCAACCCGGATGCCAGCGACGCCGACGTGGTCGACTTCCTGCTGGCCGCGGCGGCGGTGGGCATCCTGTGCAAGAAGAACGCCTCGATCTCCGGCGCCGAAGTCGGCTGCCAGGGCGAGGTGGGCTCGGCCTGCGCCATGGCCGCGGCGGGTTTGGCCGAAGTGCTCGGCGCCAGCCCCGAGCAGCTGGAGAACGCCGCCGAGATCGGCCTGGAGCACAACCTGGGGCTGACCTGCGACCCGGTCGGCGGCCTGGTGCAGGTGCCGTGCATCGAGCGCAACGCGATCGCCGCGGTGAAGGCGATCAACGCGGCGCAGATGGCCCTGCGCGGCGACGGCGAGCACCACATCTCGCTGGACCGGGTGATTCGCACCATGCGTGACACCGGCGCCGACATGCACGACAAGTACAAGGAAACCTCGCGCGGCGGCCTGGCGGTGAGCCAGGTCGAGTGCTGA
- a CDS encoding GlxA family transcriptional regulator, with protein sequence MTRFEKLPTLAAVESIGFLLDDQFSLVALAAALEPLRLANQLAGRSLYRWQTLSLQGRPLRASNGMWITPDGAADAAGELHGLILCGSDAAQARERPELERYLRQQAQPGRFLGALGSGSWTLARAGLLEGHQCSTSWRCRVDLQRAFPGVALSAQPFVVDRDRATAAGGAAGLELMLQLIAGRHGQPLVRAIAETLAFELVRCEPLPAQMPLHLCGDEPSPKLREVISLMESNLEEPLELGQLAGFVALSRRQLERLFEKYLQCSPARYYLRLRLVRARQLLRRTRLSVVEVAAACGFLSAQTFSRCYREHFALCPSDERRTPQVALH encoded by the coding sequence ATGACCCGTTTCGAGAAACTGCCGACCCTTGCCGCCGTGGAGTCGATCGGCTTTCTGCTGGATGACCAGTTCAGCCTGGTAGCCTTGGCCGCCGCGCTGGAGCCACTGCGCCTGGCCAACCAGCTGGCCGGGCGCAGCCTGTACCGCTGGCAGACGCTTAGCCTGCAGGGCCGGCCGCTGCGCGCCAGCAACGGCATGTGGATCACCCCGGATGGCGCCGCCGACGCGGCGGGCGAGCTGCACGGGCTGATCCTCTGTGGCAGCGATGCCGCGCAGGCGCGCGAGCGGCCCGAACTGGAGCGCTACCTGCGGCAGCAGGCGCAGCCCGGGCGGTTTCTCGGCGCGCTCGGCAGCGGCAGCTGGACGCTGGCGCGCGCCGGTCTGCTGGAGGGCCACCAGTGCAGCACCAGCTGGCGCTGCCGGGTCGATCTGCAGCGCGCGTTTCCCGGCGTGGCGCTGAGCGCCCAGCCCTTCGTCGTCGACCGCGACCGCGCTACCGCCGCCGGCGGCGCGGCGGGGCTGGAACTGATGCTGCAGCTGATCGCCGGCCGGCATGGCCAGCCGCTGGTCAGGGCGATCGCCGAGACCCTGGCGTTCGAGCTGGTCCGCTGCGAGCCGCTGCCGGCGCAGATGCCCTTGCACCTGTGCGGCGACGAGCCCAGCCCCAAGCTGCGCGAGGTGATCAGCCTGATGGAGAGCAACCTCGAGGAGCCGCTCGAACTCGGCCAACTGGCGGGGTTCGTCGCGTTGTCGCGGCGCCAGCTGGAGCGCTTGTTCGAGAAATACCTGCAGTGCTCGCCGGCGCGCTACTACCTGCGCCTGCGCCTGGTGCGCGCGCGCCAGTTGCTGCGTCGTACCCGCCTCAGCGTGGTCGAGGTGGCAGCCGCTTGCGGCTTCCTCTCGGCGCAGACCTTCTCGCGCTGCTACCGCGAGCACTTCGCCCTCTGCCCCAGCGACGAGCGGCGTACGCCGCAGGTGGCGCTGCACTGA
- a CDS encoding creatininase, with protein MNDSVFVGELSWKEYEALVADGQRVLFLPVGALEQHGHHLCMDVDVLLPTAVSQRVAQRIGGLVLPALPYGYKSQQKSGGGNHFPGTTSLDGATLSHTVLDIIRELGRHGVRRLVLMNGHYENAMFLVEGIDLGLRELRYAGIDDFRVVLLSYWDFVKDPQVIAQLYPDGFLGWDIEHGGVFETSLMLALYPQRVDMSRVVDHPPATFPPYDLYPIDPSRTPAPGTLSSARGASREKGELILEVCVEGIAKAVGEAFENAP; from the coding sequence ATGAATGACAGCGTGTTCGTCGGCGAACTGAGCTGGAAGGAATACGAAGCCCTGGTGGCCGACGGCCAGCGCGTGCTGTTCCTGCCGGTCGGCGCCCTGGAGCAGCACGGTCACCACCTGTGCATGGACGTCGACGTGCTGCTGCCCACCGCGGTCAGCCAGCGCGTCGCCCAGCGTATCGGTGGCCTGGTGCTGCCGGCTCTGCCGTACGGCTACAAGTCGCAGCAGAAGTCCGGCGGCGGCAACCATTTCCCCGGCACCACCAGCCTGGACGGGGCCACCCTCAGCCACACGGTGCTGGACATCATCCGCGAGCTCGGGCGCCACGGCGTACGCCGCCTGGTGCTGATGAACGGTCACTACGAGAACGCCATGTTCCTGGTCGAAGGCATCGACCTCGGCCTGCGCGAGCTGCGCTACGCCGGCATCGACGATTTTCGTGTGGTGCTGCTGTCCTACTGGGACTTCGTCAAGGACCCGCAGGTGATCGCCCAGCTCTACCCGGACGGTTTCCTTGGCTGGGATATCGAGCATGGCGGCGTCTTCGAAACCTCGCTGATGCTCGCCCTCTACCCGCAGCGAGTGGACATGAGCCGCGTGGTGGATCACCCGCCGGCGACCTTCCCGCCTTACGACCTCTACCCCATCGATCCTTCGCGCACCCCGGCACCCGGCACCCTGTCCTCGGCGCGCGGCGCCAGCCGCGAGAAGGGCGAGCTGATTCTCGAGGTGTGCGTAGAGGGTATCGCCAAGGCGGTCGGCGAGGCGTTCGAGAACGCCCCCTGA